The Pontibacillus halophilus JSM 076056 = DSM 19796 genome has a segment encoding these proteins:
- a CDS encoding pyrimidine-nucleoside phosphorylase, whose amino-acid sequence MRMIDLIHKKKHNQELSEAEIKFFVENYTSGNIPDYQVSAFAMAIYFQGMSDQETTTLTQSMVDSGDTIDLSDIEGIVVDKHSTGGVGDKVSLIITPLIASLGIPVAKMSGRGLGHTGGTIDKLEAIDGFKIELTREEFTNNANEYKVALAGQSGNLVPADKKLYALRDVTDTVDSLPLIASSIMSKKIASGSDAIVLDVKVGSGAFMKTVEEATALAEIMTSIGNNLGRKTVAVLTNMNQPLGREIGNANEVREAVEVLSGKGEQDITEVSMVIASHMAVLGGAYSNEEEARKALDAKIASGEALEKFKQFVEIQGGNFDSIYEKQASHVVEVKAKEDGALVSVDSEQIGLAAMKLGAGRSTKEDEIDYSVGISMHHKIGARVTKNDTLFTLYMNDSSLQADVEETLHNSYRISETYEGEYEYVYKIIK is encoded by the coding sequence ATGAGAATGATCGATCTTATCCATAAGAAGAAGCATAACCAAGAACTAAGCGAAGCAGAAATTAAATTCTTCGTAGAGAATTATACAAGCGGTAACATTCCTGATTATCAGGTGTCTGCATTTGCTATGGCGATCTATTTCCAAGGCATGAGCGACCAAGAGACAACAACGTTGACTCAATCAATGGTGGACTCTGGTGACACGATTGACCTATCTGATATTGAAGGTATTGTCGTTGATAAACACAGTACAGGTGGCGTTGGAGACAAAGTAAGTCTAATCATTACACCTCTTATCGCATCTCTTGGTATTCCAGTTGCGAAGATGAGTGGTCGTGGACTTGGTCACACGGGTGGTACCATTGATAAGCTTGAAGCAATTGATGGGTTCAAGATTGAATTGACTCGTGAAGAGTTTACGAACAACGCCAACGAATATAAAGTAGCGCTTGCAGGTCAGAGTGGGAACCTTGTACCAGCGGATAAGAAGCTTTATGCACTTCGTGACGTAACAGATACTGTAGACTCTTTGCCACTTATCGCTAGTTCAATTATGAGTAAGAAGATTGCTTCTGGTTCAGATGCAATTGTGCTAGATGTTAAAGTAGGTAGCGGTGCCTTCATGAAGACGGTAGAAGAAGCGACTGCGCTTGCTGAAATCATGACATCCATTGGGAACAACCTTGGACGTAAGACAGTTGCCGTTCTAACAAACATGAACCAGCCTCTAGGCCGTGAAATCGGGAATGCGAATGAAGTTCGTGAAGCTGTTGAGGTATTGTCTGGTAAGGGCGAACAAGACATCACAGAAGTATCCATGGTCATTGCGAGCCATATGGCGGTACTTGGTGGCGCGTACTCAAATGAAGAAGAAGCGCGTAAAGCGTTGGATGCGAAGATTGCGTCTGGAGAAGCGCTTGAGAAGTTCAAGCAATTCGTAGAAATACAAGGCGGTAACTTTGACTCGATCTATGAGAAACAAGCTTCTCATGTGGTAGAGGTGAAGGCTAAGGAAGACGGTGCGCTTGTATCTGTTGACTCCGAGCAAATCGGACTTGCGGCTATGAAGCTTGGCGCGGGTCGTAGCACGAAGGAAGACGAAATCGATTATTCTGTTGGAATCAGCATGCACCACAAGATTGGCGCACGCGTGACGAAGAATGATACGTTATTTACACTTTACATGAATGATTCTAGCCTACAAGCTGATGTAGAAGAAACACTTCACAACAGCTATCGCATTAGCGAGACGTATGAAGGCGAATATGAATACGTGTATAAAATCATTAAATAA
- a CDS encoding purine-nucleoside phosphorylase, protein MNHTQIQEAAQYITQQVNDQKPTIGLILGSGLGVLADEIENPVVVPYGEVPHFPQSTVAGHKGQLVMGELEGKFVIAMQGRFHYYEGYSMKQVTFPVRVMKELGVEQLFVTNAAGGINKDFKPGDLMIIEDHINQMGDNPLIGPNDNELGARFPDMSSAYSRKFSHHAKKVAEELKIGVQSGVYVGNTGPSYETGAEVRMLRTLGGDAVGMSTVPEVIVANHAGIEVLGISCISNMAAGILDQPLSHNEVIETTAQVREDFLKLVKETLKTLPSA, encoded by the coding sequence ATGAATCATACTCAAATTCAAGAAGCAGCACAATACATCACTCAACAGGTTAACGACCAAAAGCCGACCATTGGCCTTATTCTAGGGTCTGGTCTTGGCGTTCTAGCCGATGAAATAGAAAATCCAGTTGTCGTACCCTATGGCGAGGTTCCTCACTTCCCACAATCAACGGTAGCAGGGCATAAAGGCCAGCTTGTTATGGGAGAGCTTGAAGGAAAGTTTGTCATTGCGATGCAAGGGCGCTTTCACTATTACGAAGGCTACAGCATGAAGCAAGTGACATTCCCTGTTCGTGTAATGAAAGAGTTAGGCGTAGAACAACTCTTTGTTACGAACGCAGCAGGTGGCATTAATAAAGACTTCAAACCTGGTGACTTGATGATTATTGAAGACCACATTAATCAAATGGGTGATAACCCGCTTATTGGACCAAATGACAATGAACTTGGCGCGCGCTTCCCTGATATGTCGTCCGCGTATAGCCGTAAATTTAGCCATCATGCGAAGAAAGTGGCAGAAGAGCTTAAGATTGGTGTGCAGAGTGGTGTCTATGTCGGCAACACAGGACCAAGTTATGAAACCGGTGCAGAGGTTCGTATGCTACGTACGCTAGGTGGAGACGCGGTTGGCATGTCTACGGTACCAGAAGTCATTGTAGCAAATCACGCAGGCATTGAAGTACTTGGTATCTCCTGCATCTCGAACATGGCAGCGGGGATCTTAGACCAGCCTCTAAGCCACAATGAAGTGATTGAAACGACTGCACAAGTTCGTGAAGATTTCTTGAAATTGGTGAAAGAGACGCTTAAGACGCTACCAAGTGCCTAA
- the deoB gene encoding phosphopentomutase — protein MSKQFNRIFLIVLDSVGIGEAPDAEQFNDKGADTLGHIAEHMNGLTMPNMGKLGLSNIREIQGIEKAEQPMAYYTKMQEASNGKDTMTGHWEIMGLHIAQPFRTFPDGFPDELIQTIEEKTGRKVIGNKPASGTEILDELGEEHMKTGNLIVYTSADSVLQIAAHEEIISPEELYEICEMARELTKDEKYMVGRVIARPFVGEPGQFERTSNRHDYALKPFGRTVMNDLKDGGYDVVALGKIADIYDGEGVTEEIRTKDNVDGMDKFIASMDKDFTGLNFLNLVDFDAKYGHRRDPQGYGEALETYDKRLPEVFEKMREDDLLIITADHGNDPVHHGTDHTRELVPLIVYNPKLSPGRELPLRETFADIGATVAENFDVQRPAHGKSFLDELK, from the coding sequence ATGAGTAAACAATTTAATCGAATCTTTTTAATCGTACTAGATTCCGTTGGGATTGGCGAAGCGCCAGATGCCGAACAGTTTAACGATAAAGGAGCAGACACGCTCGGGCATATTGCTGAGCATATGAACGGTCTTACTATGCCGAATATGGGCAAGCTTGGCCTTAGCAACATCCGTGAGATCCAAGGAATTGAGAAGGCTGAACAGCCAATGGCTTATTATACAAAGATGCAAGAAGCATCAAACGGGAAAGATACCATGACAGGTCACTGGGAGATTATGGGCCTTCATATCGCACAACCATTCCGTACGTTCCCAGATGGCTTTCCAGATGAACTAATCCAAACAATTGAAGAGAAGACAGGCCGTAAAGTCATCGGCAACAAGCCGGCATCAGGTACTGAAATTCTTGATGAGCTTGGTGAAGAGCACATGAAGACTGGCAATCTAATTGTGTACACATCTGCAGACTCTGTTCTTCAGATTGCAGCACACGAAGAGATTATTTCTCCTGAGGAATTGTATGAAATCTGTGAGATGGCTCGTGAGCTAACGAAAGATGAGAAGTACATGGTTGGCCGTGTGATTGCTCGTCCATTTGTTGGGGAGCCGGGTCAGTTTGAACGTACATCCAACCGTCATGATTACGCATTGAAGCCGTTCGGACGTACGGTGATGAATGACTTGAAAGACGGTGGCTATGACGTTGTCGCACTAGGGAAGATTGCTGATATTTACGATGGAGAAGGCGTTACAGAAGAAATCCGTACGAAAGACAATGTGGATGGTATGGATAAGTTCATCGCATCTATGGACAAAGATTTCACAGGATTAAACTTCTTAAATCTTGTTGACTTTGATGCGAAATATGGCCACCGTCGTGACCCACAAGGCTACGGCGAAGCGCTTGAGACGTATGACAAACGCCTCCCTGAAGTGTTTGAGAAAATGCGTGAGGACGATCTTCTTATTATTACAGCAGACCACGGTAACGACCCTGTTCACCATGGTACGGATCATACGCGTGAATTAGTGCCATTGATTGTCTACAATCCGAAGCTGTCGCCTGGCCGTGAATTGCCGTTACGCGAAACATTCGCAGATATTGGTGCTACAGTCGCTGAGAACTTTGATGTTCAACGTCCAGCGCACGGCAAGAGCTTTTTAGACGAATTGAAATAG
- the xerD gene encoding site-specific tyrosine recombinase XerD, with translation MNDALNDFLHYLRIERGLSDNTLSSYKRDLTQYLTFLSKEKGISGVHEIARTQVLQYLHHLNDLDRSQATIARTLSSIRAFHQFLIRERLVEEDASLHIETPKKERKLPKILSMDDVDSLLSISPTDPLSMRNKAMLEMLYATGLRVTELVSLKVSDLHLTMGFVRCFGKGGKERIIPLGQMAKESIETYLSHGRPTLMKQKASDYLFLNHRGGPLTRQGFWKILKAVAREVGITKEITPHTLRHSFATHLLENGADLRAVQEMLGHADISTTQIYTHVTKTRLTDVYRSYHPRA, from the coding sequence ATGAATGATGCACTGAACGATTTTCTTCATTATTTACGAATTGAACGAGGACTATCTGATAATACGTTATCCTCATATAAACGAGATTTAACTCAATACTTAACCTTTCTTTCTAAAGAGAAAGGGATATCCGGTGTGCATGAAATAGCAAGAACTCAAGTTCTTCAATACTTGCATCATCTGAACGACCTTGACCGTTCTCAAGCCACGATTGCGCGTACATTATCATCTATTCGTGCATTCCATCAATTCTTGATTCGTGAGCGCTTGGTAGAAGAAGATGCGAGTCTACATATTGAAACACCGAAGAAAGAGCGAAAGTTGCCGAAGATCTTAAGTATGGATGATGTGGATTCCTTGCTATCAATTTCACCAACCGATCCCTTGTCTATGCGGAATAAGGCGATGCTTGAGATGTTATACGCAACAGGGTTACGTGTGACGGAGCTTGTCTCACTAAAGGTTTCAGATCTCCATCTTACTATGGGCTTTGTTCGTTGCTTTGGTAAGGGTGGAAAAGAGCGAATTATTCCACTTGGCCAGATGGCGAAGGAATCAATTGAAACCTACTTGTCTCATGGACGTCCAACGCTCATGAAGCAAAAGGCGTCTGACTACCTCTTCTTAAATCATCGAGGTGGTCCATTGACACGTCAAGGTTTCTGGAAAATACTGAAAGCGGTTGCGCGAGAGGTTGGAATTACGAAAGAAATTACACCTCATACATTGCGGCATTCGTTTGCGACGCACTTGCTTGAGAACGGAGCCGATTTGCGAGCTGTTCAGGAAATGCTTGGCCATGCAGACATTTCAACAACACAGATTTATACCCATGTAACGAAGACTAGGCTGACCGATGTGTACCGTTCCTATCATCCTCGAGCGTAA
- a CDS encoding YqzK family protein: MKRWVAMIKDTLKVFILFITCTVVFYYGLQLMHDEYEQFHRYDEPTGKAVKVSSWEEPSLVERLTIFLRLGE; the protein is encoded by the coding sequence GTGAAGAGATGGGTAGCGATGATAAAGGATACGCTCAAGGTATTCATTCTATTTATTACCTGCACAGTTGTATTTTATTACGGCTTGCAGCTCATGCATGATGAATATGAGCAATTTCATCGGTACGATGAACCTACTGGAAAGGCTGTGAAGGTTTCAAGTTGGGAGGAGCCTTCGCTAGTTGAGCGACTTACGATTTTCTTGCGGTTAGGAGAGTAG
- a CDS encoding Fur family transcriptional regulator produces the protein MEHRIEKIKKQLHSQSYKLTPQREATVRVLLENEEDHLSAEDVYLLVKEKAPEIGLATVYRTLELLTELKVVDKINFGDGVSRYDLRKEGAEHFHHHLVCVECGSVEEIEEDLLTEVEVQVERDFGFQVKDHRLTFHGICRNCQAQSEDDE, from the coding sequence ATGGAACACCGTATAGAGAAAATAAAAAAGCAGCTCCATTCTCAGAGCTACAAACTAACTCCGCAACGTGAAGCAACAGTCCGTGTGTTGTTAGAGAATGAAGAGGATCATTTGAGCGCAGAAGACGTCTACCTCCTCGTAAAAGAGAAAGCACCTGAAATTGGACTTGCAACAGTCTATCGAACTCTTGAACTCTTAACTGAATTGAAAGTAGTCGATAAAATCAACTTTGGTGATGGCGTCTCCCGTTATGATTTGCGCAAAGAGGGAGCAGAGCATTTTCACCATCACTTAGTATGCGTTGAATGTGGTTCTGTTGAAGAAATTGAAGAAGACTTACTTACTGAAGTAGAAGTGCAGGTTGAGCGCGACTTTGGCTTCCAAGTGAAGGACCATCGTCTTACGTTCCACGGCATTTGTAGAAATTGTCAGGCTCAATCAGAGGATGACGAATAA
- the spoIIM gene encoding stage II sporulation protein M, translating into MYTTKGSKVHLHVKEYASIYMFVSLLFLIGIVFGAVIVNSMNFIQKQDLFFYLDRFFGQVLVDPVTSSGSLLKSSLLYHLQYLLVLFVLGMSIIGMPIIWVLIFMKGVVVGFSVGFLVNQMGWYGLLTAAASIAPQNMIIIPVYIIAGSVSMVFSFALIGKLVAKRIQQPLLPVFVRYATLFAILLAVVSVGAVVESYVAPNVLKSVLQLVYNSN; encoded by the coding sequence ATGTATACCACGAAGGGCTCCAAAGTCCATCTTCACGTTAAGGAATATGCGAGCATCTATATGTTTGTCAGTCTATTGTTTTTGATTGGAATTGTATTTGGGGCAGTGATTGTGAATAGTATGAACTTCATCCAGAAGCAGGATTTGTTTTTTTATTTAGACCGGTTTTTTGGACAAGTGCTTGTTGATCCTGTGACGAGTTCTGGTTCTCTACTAAAAAGCAGTCTTCTCTATCATCTTCAATATTTGCTCGTTCTGTTCGTTCTCGGAATGTCGATTATTGGAATGCCAATCATATGGGTGCTGATCTTTATGAAAGGCGTAGTCGTCGGCTTCTCAGTAGGGTTTCTCGTGAACCAGATGGGATGGTATGGCTTGCTAACTGCAGCTGCGTCAATTGCACCTCAGAACATGATTATCATCCCTGTCTACATCATTGCTGGAAGTGTGTCGATGGTGTTTTCATTCGCATTGATTGGCAAATTAGTTGCAAAGAGAATCCAGCAGCCGCTTCTGCCCGTCTTCGTTCGCTATGCGACTTTGTTCGCCATCCTGCTTGCGGTTGTATCCGTTGGGGCGGTCGTAGAATCGTACGTTGCACCGAATGTGTTGAAAAGTGTACTGCAACTCGTTTACAATAGCAATTAG
- a CDS encoding endonuclease Q family protein: MPSYYADLHVHIGRTREGAPVKITASDELTLTNVLSYAQHQKGMDLVGVIDCHVPSVQRELEDLIESGDAYEHSEGGIIAGSVTLYLGTEIEVYDDRCSGPIHVLCYVPTLDDMKQLTSWLAERMTNITLSSQRFYGTGIELQNKVKELDGLFIPAHIFTPFKSLYGKGVKASLGEVFHREWIDAVELGLSANSEMASQLSELSGIPFLTNSDAHSLPKMAREYTKLSLQDRTFNEFKRLLRGEGDRKILANYGMNPLLGKYYSTVCRACGEDVHKDVTDCPNCGEKAVVKGVSTRVEELATAPKDDMRPPYINQVPLESLPKLGPKTLKKLLDAFGTEMAILHKASREELHDVVGEALAERIIAMREGRLHVEAGGGGKYGRVK, from the coding sequence ATGCCGTCGTATTATGCAGACCTTCATGTCCATATTGGAAGGACGAGGGAAGGAGCTCCTGTAAAGATTACAGCCTCTGATGAGCTGACACTTACGAATGTACTCTCTTACGCCCAACACCAGAAAGGGATGGACCTGGTAGGCGTCATCGATTGCCATGTACCATCCGTACAGCGGGAGCTTGAGGATTTAATCGAATCTGGCGACGCGTATGAGCATAGTGAAGGGGGAATTATAGCGGGTAGTGTTACACTGTATCTTGGAACTGAGATTGAAGTGTACGACGACCGATGCAGCGGCCCCATCCACGTGCTTTGCTATGTTCCTACGCTTGATGATATGAAACAACTTACAAGCTGGTTAGCGGAGCGCATGACCAATATAACGTTGAGTTCACAACGCTTTTATGGGACTGGGATTGAGTTGCAGAACAAGGTGAAGGAGCTTGACGGCTTGTTTATTCCTGCTCATATCTTTACCCCCTTTAAAAGCTTGTATGGAAAAGGAGTAAAGGCATCACTTGGCGAAGTTTTTCATAGAGAATGGATTGATGCTGTGGAGCTTGGTCTAAGCGCAAATTCAGAAATGGCGAGCCAGTTATCAGAACTGAGCGGGATTCCATTTCTAACAAATTCAGATGCCCATTCGTTGCCGAAGATGGCGAGGGAATACACAAAGCTTTCATTACAAGACCGAACCTTTAATGAGTTTAAGCGATTGCTGAGAGGTGAAGGTGACCGTAAGATTCTTGCCAACTACGGGATGAACCCGTTACTTGGCAAGTATTACAGTACCGTGTGCCGGGCGTGTGGGGAAGATGTGCATAAAGATGTGACCGATTGCCCGAATTGCGGGGAAAAGGCGGTGGTGAAAGGGGTGTCGACGCGAGTAGAAGAGCTTGCTACCGCGCCTAAAGACGACATGCGTCCGCCTTATATCAATCAAGTCCCGCTTGAGTCGCTTCCTAAGCTTGGACCGAAGACGCTGAAGAAGCTGCTAGATGCATTCGGAACAGAAATGGCCATCTTACATAAGGCATCAAGGGAAGAGCTTCATGATGTTGTTGGAGAAGCATTGGCAGAGCGAATTATTGCCATGCGAGAAGGTCGTCTTCATGTAGAAGCAGGTGGCGGAGGAAAGTATGGCCGTGTGAAGTGA
- a CDS encoding NUDIX hydrolase, which translates to MKKFEEKTIHTEQIYKGKVISLQVDDVTLPNGKTSKRELVKHPGAVAIIPITKEGKLVFVEQYRKALERSTLEIPAGKLEPGESPEWTAERELEEETGYKTAKLEPITSFSTSPGFADEIVHMFLARDLEVVDEKADGDEDEFVELVELTLDEAFRMEREGRIFDAKTAYSLLYVQAKGLV; encoded by the coding sequence ATGAAGAAATTTGAAGAGAAAACGATACATACAGAGCAAATTTATAAAGGAAAAGTGATTTCCTTACAAGTAGATGATGTGACGCTTCCGAATGGAAAGACTTCAAAGCGAGAGCTTGTGAAGCATCCAGGTGCTGTAGCCATTATCCCAATTACGAAAGAAGGGAAACTCGTCTTTGTTGAGCAGTATCGGAAGGCGCTTGAGCGAAGTACGTTAGAGATTCCTGCTGGGAAGCTCGAGCCAGGAGAGTCTCCAGAATGGACAGCAGAGCGAGAACTTGAAGAAGAGACAGGCTATAAGACCGCGAAATTAGAGCCGATTACATCGTTCTCGACATCGCCAGGATTCGCGGATGAAATTGTACATATGTTCCTTGCACGTGACCTTGAAGTTGTAGATGAGAAGGCGGATGGAGATGAGGATGAGTTCGTCGAGCTTGTTGAGTTAACGTTAGATGAAGCGTTTAGAATGGAGCGGGAAGGCCGAATCTTTGATGCGAAGACAGCGTACTCTTTACTTTATGTGCAGGCTAAAGGACTCGTTTAA
- a CDS encoding aldo/keto reductase has product MNKRRVGKSDLYVSEIGLGTMSLGTNEQQGKEIIDRALDSGINYLDTADLYDFGQNEEIVGKAIKGRREDVILGTKVGNHWEPGKEGWYWDPSKSYIKSQVKESLRRLQTDYIDLYQLHGGTIEDPIDETIEAFEELVQEGVIRYYGISSIRPNVIREFVEKSNIVSVMMQYSLFDRRPEEEVLDLLHDNHISVFARGPVAKGMLSNKGEQKVEEKAQNGYLTYSYEEMKEMVQNLQTFATDDRSLQAISLQYVLRHPALASAIFGASSVEQVDSNVAMLDALDLTDNLYTQLQQITRPIVYQKHR; this is encoded by the coding sequence ATGAATAAACGAAGAGTAGGAAAATCCGATTTGTATGTGTCTGAGATTGGACTCGGCACGATGAGTCTTGGCACAAACGAACAACAAGGCAAAGAAATCATCGACCGCGCTCTTGATTCTGGTATCAACTACTTGGATACTGCCGACCTTTATGACTTCGGTCAAAATGAGGAGATCGTCGGCAAAGCCATTAAAGGCCGTCGCGAAGACGTTATTCTCGGCACAAAAGTCGGCAACCACTGGGAACCAGGGAAAGAAGGCTGGTACTGGGATCCATCCAAGTCTTATATTAAAAGCCAAGTGAAAGAAAGCCTTCGTCGCCTCCAGACTGACTACATAGACTTGTATCAGCTCCACGGTGGAACGATTGAGGACCCGATTGATGAGACCATTGAGGCGTTTGAAGAACTTGTTCAGGAAGGGGTTATCCGTTACTACGGCATCTCTTCTATTCGCCCGAATGTCATTCGTGAATTTGTGGAGAAGTCAAACATCGTCAGCGTGATGATGCAATATAGTCTGTTCGACCGTCGCCCTGAAGAAGAAGTGCTCGACCTTCTTCATGACAATCACATCTCCGTGTTTGCACGAGGGCCTGTTGCGAAAGGGATGCTTAGTAATAAAGGGGAACAAAAGGTTGAGGAGAAGGCACAGAATGGGTATTTGACTTATTCTTATGAAGAGATGAAGGAGATGGTTCAGAACTTGCAGACTTTTGCGACTGATGACCGTTCTCTGCAGGCTATTTCGCTTCAGTATGTGCTTCGTCATCCTGCGCTTGCGTCGGCTATTTTCGGTGCGAGTTCTGTTGAGCAGGTGGATAGTAATGTGGCGATGCTTGATGCGCTTGATTTGACGGATAATCTGTATACGCAGCTCCAGCAGATCACGCGTCCGATTGTGTATCAGAAGCATCGTTAA
- a CDS encoding YqkE family protein, producing MAKKKKEEYGTLKDSLNEDLLKQLQSKKADLKQQAEQREEEEKQRRIKEKKRREANKSFEELLDESNMDWSKFK from the coding sequence ATGGCGAAGAAGAAAAAAGAAGAATACGGTACGTTGAAAGATTCTCTAAACGAAGACCTTCTAAAACAACTCCAATCTAAAAAAGCCGACTTGAAACAACAAGCCGAACAACGAGAAGAAGAAGAAAAACAACGCCGAATCAAAGAGAAAAAACGCCGCGAAGCAAATAAAAGCTTCGAAGAACTGTTAGATGAAAGCAATATGGACTGGAGTAAGTTTAAGTAG
- a CDS encoding iron-sulfur cluster biosynthesis family protein, which yields MNLEITQEALQQLKLLQPADKPTLRLHYDTDGLGCGVNGQPIVFFTNESTSFDKVVENESYTVVIDEQQKTFFHSAMKLEWTGKLFRLNTPNGLLNPSISGRQVKTGAM from the coding sequence ATGAATTTAGAAATCACACAAGAAGCCTTGCAACAATTGAAACTCCTTCAACCCGCTGACAAACCAACGTTACGTTTACATTACGATACAGACGGTTTAGGATGTGGCGTAAACGGTCAACCAATCGTATTTTTCACAAATGAATCTACTTCATTTGATAAAGTTGTAGAGAATGAATCCTACACCGTTGTCATAGATGAACAACAGAAAACCTTCTTCCATTCTGCTATGAAGCTTGAGTGGACAGGAAAGCTGTTCAGGTTAAACACCCCGAACGGCCTGCTAAACCCTTCCATCTCGGGGAGACAAGTTAAAACGGGAGCGATGTAA
- a CDS encoding HPr family phosphocarrier protein: MLVTVNKPIFAESASKLVNLASGFSETILLKKDHWVVDAKSLLGVLALSLQPGDQLEIDVQGGNEAAVKQSFLDTELFQG; this comes from the coding sequence ATGTTGGTAACCGTTAACAAACCTATTTTCGCTGAATCAGCAAGCAAGCTTGTCAACTTGGCAAGCGGTTTCTCTGAAACGATTCTATTAAAGAAAGATCATTGGGTCGTAGATGCTAAGAGTTTGCTAGGCGTACTCGCCCTCTCTCTTCAACCCGGAGACCAACTTGAGATTGATGTCCAAGGTGGGAATGAAGCCGCCGTGAAGCAGTCCTTCTTAGACACCGAACTATTTCAAGGATAA
- a CDS encoding Cof-type HAD-IIB family hydrolase, which yields MKLIAIDLDGTLLSSDVEITNENIEAIRNAQKEGHVVMICSGRAPEDIKSLLHQYDLDCPVGGSNGTVVYADGKLLSKVSISTEDAASVKGLLDENGIPFKVYTDSGIYIHTSWTERVEALIEQADSIPEQYVKHLDRVKEEPTTTKTEQTFTELEELADQHIQKFFILTLFEEPKARTMEALGEVTTISTTSSGPFNVEVMDQYGNKGNGLKVMADYFNIPMENTVAIGDNLNDVPMLKKAGLSIAMGNADPAVKELCDVTVGTNNESGVAQAFHNHIL from the coding sequence ATGAAATTAATTGCGATTGATTTAGACGGGACACTATTGTCTTCCGATGTAGAGATAACAAATGAAAACATCGAAGCGATACGAAATGCTCAGAAAGAAGGTCACGTTGTCATGATTTGTTCTGGCCGGGCGCCAGAAGATATTAAAAGCTTGCTCCATCAATATGACCTAGATTGTCCAGTGGGTGGAAGCAACGGCACCGTTGTATACGCGGATGGCAAACTGTTGAGTAAGGTATCGATTTCAACAGAAGATGCAGCCAGTGTTAAGGGGTTACTCGATGAGAACGGAATTCCGTTCAAAGTGTATACCGACTCTGGCATCTACATTCACACATCTTGGACAGAGCGAGTTGAGGCATTAATCGAGCAAGCAGATTCCATTCCTGAACAATACGTGAAGCACCTTGACCGAGTGAAAGAAGAACCAACGACGACGAAAACGGAACAAACGTTTACTGAATTGGAAGAGCTGGCTGACCAGCATATCCAGAAGTTCTTCATCTTGACCTTATTTGAAGAACCTAAAGCGCGTACGATGGAAGCATTAGGCGAGGTGACGACCATCTCCACAACGTCCTCTGGACCATTCAACGTTGAAGTAATGGATCAATACGGAAATAAAGGGAACGGCCTTAAAGTTATGGCGGACTACTTTAACATTCCAATGGAAAATACCGTTGCCATCGGCGACAACTTAAACGATGTCCCAATGCTTAAGAAAGCAGGCTTATCTATTGCTATGGGCAATGCAGACCCTGCTGTTAAAGAATTGTGTGACGTAACGGTTGGCACTAACAACGAAAGTGGCGTAGCCCAAGCTTTCCATAATCATATTCTATAA
- a CDS encoding pyroglutamyl-peptidase I, with protein MKKLLLTGFEPFLGNEINPTESIVRELDGVKTEHYEIVGAVLPVDFKETATKLDEWLDKEQPDDVMLLGLAAGRNRITPERIAININDAEADNRGYRPDGERIEEDGPDGYFSTLPIRDMVHDLREQGYPAEISNTAGAYLCNHVMYHFLHRAKEEGWETRGGFVHIPASHELALTHSKLPSWSHRDLRDAVLTMIGTLKR; from the coding sequence ATGAAGAAACTACTGTTAACCGGGTTTGAACCGTTTCTTGGCAACGAAATTAACCCAACTGAATCAATTGTCCGTGAACTAGATGGGGTCAAAACAGAACACTACGAGATTGTAGGTGCCGTATTACCAGTTGACTTCAAAGAGACGGCAACAAAACTTGATGAATGGCTAGACAAGGAGCAGCCGGATGATGTGATGCTTCTTGGGCTTGCGGCCGGGCGAAACCGCATTACGCCAGAGCGCATCGCCATTAATATCAATGATGCAGAAGCAGATAATCGTGGCTATAGACCAGATGGAGAACGTATTGAAGAAGATGGTCCCGATGGTTATTTTTCAACGCTACCGATTCGTGATATGGTACATGATCTTCGGGAGCAAGGGTACCCTGCCGAAATTTCCAATACGGCAGGTGCGTATCTATGCAATCATGTGATGTACCATTTCCTTCATCGTGCCAAAGAAGAGGGATGGGAGACAAGGGGCGGATTCGTTCATATTCCTGCCTCACATGAACTTGCCTTAACTCATTCGAAACTCCCTAGCTGGTCTCACCGAGATTTAAGAGACGCCGTGCTTACCATGATTGGAACTCTCAAACGATAA